The sequence GAAAGTCTTCCGAACAAGATTCGGAATCGATCACTTCTGCCTTGCCAATCTGCGGCCGGGTCGGCGACTCTGGGCGACGTGCCGAATTTTCCGCAGGCCCACCGGGCGCCCGTCGACGACATCGACCGCGCGATCCTGCGCGTCCTCGCCGAGAACGCCCGCACGCCGAACAACGCGCTCGCCGAGGCCGTGGGCATCGCCCCCTCGACCTGTCTGGCACGGGTGCGCGCCCTGCGCGAACGCGGCATCGTCCGCGCCTTCCGGACCGAGATCGACCCGGCGGCGATCGGGCTGCCGCTGCAGGCGATGATCTCGGTCCGGCTTCGGGCGCACACCCGCGAGCAGAACGAGAGCTTCCGCGGCACCGCGCCCGACCTGCCCGGCGTCCTGGCGGTGTTCCACATGGCCGGGTCCGACGACTACCTGCTGCACGTGGGCGTGGCCGGGCCGGAGGAGCTGCGCGACTTCGTCGTGGACCACCTCACCACCCACCCGGCGGTGGCGCAGACCCGGACCAATCTGATCTTCGAGCAGATACCCGGCCGGCGGTACCTCACGAACGACTGACGCCCCCGGCCGGGACCCGCCTCACCGCCCGTCGGTGTGCAGGGCCTGGACCGCGGCGTACCCGGGGGTGCCGGCGGGGGCCGCCGGAGCGCCGTCGCGGACGGCGAGGGCGGTCGAGACGGCGGCCCCGAGCGCGGCCCGGTAGAGCAGCGAGCCGAGGCTGACCCGGGCGACCCCGAGGGCCGCGAGTTCGGCCAGGGTGGGGCCGGTCGGGGAGTAGAGGATGTTCAGCGGGGCGGTGACGGTGCCGCGGATCCGCGCGACGGCGGCCGGGTCGGTCAGCCCGGGGACGAACAGGCCGTCCGCGCCCGCCCGTTCGTAGGCGGCGAGCCGACGGTCGGTCTCCTCGGCGGGATCCGGCACGCCGAGCCAGTGGGTGTCGGTGCGGGCGTTGACGAACAGCCGCGGCACGGCGGCCTTGATCGCGGCGATCTTGGCGGTGTGCACGGCCGCGGGGGCCAGCGTGCCCTCCGGCCGGCCGTCCTCGAGGTTGATGCCGGCCACCCCCGCCTCCGCCAGCTCGACGGCCAGATCGGCGACTTCGGACGGGTCGTCGCTGAACCCGTGCTCCACGTCGACCGAGAGCAGGTAGCGTCCGGACCGGCCGAGGCGCCGGGCCAGCCGGAGCGTCTCGGCCCGGGTGGCGGCGGCACCGTCGGGCAGCCCGGCCGCCGCCGCGACACCGAGACTGGTGGTGCCGATCGCGGCGAAGCCCTGCTCCGCGAGGACGGCGGCGGAGGCGTGGTCCCAGGCGTTGGGGAGCAGCAGCGGCTCACCCGGGCGACGGTGGAGGGCGGCGAACGGGGTGTCCAGCGGGGCGGTGCTCATCGGACGGTCCTCTCGTACGAACGGGGACCGGCTCGGGTCGCCAGCCACTCGGGGACCGGCTCGGGTCGCCGGCCGCTCGGGGCGACGGAAGCGGTGGCCCCGGCCCTGCCCCCACGGTAGGACCGGGACGTTTCGGCACCCGCCGAACCGTCCCGGGGGCACCATGGACCCATGTCCCTCGCCCGACTGGCCGCCCTGCTCGCCGATCCCACCCGAGCCGCGTTCTGCACGGCCCTGCTCGACGGCCGCGCCTGGACCGCCGGCGAACTCGCCCGGCACGCGGGCGTGGCACCGTCCACCGCCAGCGAGCACCTCTCCCGGCTGATCGACGGCGGCCTGCTGGCCGAGGAACGGCAGGGCCGGCACCGCTACGTCCGGCTGGCCGGACCGGAGGTCGCCACCCTGATCGAGGACCTGTCCGCCTTCACTCCCCCGACCGGGACACCGGGCGGGCCGCCGGCCGGGACACCCGACGGGACACCGGCCCGCCGCTCCCCGGCGGCCACCCGCTCCCCGGCCCCGCGCTCCCTGCGCGAGAGCAGCCGGCTGAGCGCCGAGGCCCGCGCCCGGACCTGCTACGACCACCTCGCCGGACGGCTGGGCGTGGCGGTCGGCGACGCCGTACTGGCCCGCGGCCTGGTGACGGAGGAGGACGGCCCGGCCCTGACCGCCCGCGGCCGCGCCTGGCTGACCGAGCTGGGTGCGGAGCTGCCGCCCCGGGCCGGACGCGCCGGCGCCCGCCCGGTGGTCCGCACCTGCCTGGACTGGACGGAGCGGCGCAACCACCTGGGCGGGGCCTTCGGCGCGCTGCTCTGCCGGACGGCGCTGGACCGGGGCTGGGTGGAGCGGATCGGCTCCGGCCGCGCGCTGCGGGTCACCCCGGACGGCGAGCTGGCCCTGCGCGAGCTGCTCGGCGTGGAGCTCCTGCCCGCCTGAGCCGACGCCGCCCCGGCGTCAACCGACCCACCGACCCGCTGACACACCGACCCACCGACCCACCGACCCACCGACCCACCGAACCCTCAGCCCATCGTCCTCGCCCCGTCCAGCGACTCCCGGATGATGTCGGCGTGCCCGGCGTGCTGCGCCGTCTCGGCGATGAGGTGCAGCAGCACCCGCCGCACCGACCAGGAGGCGCCGGGCTCGAACCACGGCGCGGCGGGCAGCGGATGCGCCAGGTCGAGGTCCGGCAGGCTCGCCACCAGCGCGTCCGTCGCGGCGGCCACCTGCTCGTACCCGGCGAGCAGCCCGGCCAGGGTCTCCCCCTCGGCCATCCTGAACTGCCCTTCCCAGTCGACGGGTTCGGACGCCATCGCGTCCGCGCCACCGACCGCGAACCGCATCCAGCCCGCCTCGGTCCCGGCCACGTGCTTGATCAGCCCGCCCAGGCAGAGTTCGCTGGCCGTGGTGCGCCGGGCGGCCTGCTCGTCGGTGAGGTCGCGGACCGTGAAGCGCAGGAACCCCCGGTGCTTGTCGAGGGTCTGCAGCAGGTCGGCCCGCTCGCCGCCGAGCCCGGCCGCCCCGGCAGGCCGCGGCGCGCTCATTCCGCGACCATGACCGGCATGTCGCCGGCCGTCCGGCCGAGGTCGATCACACCGAACGCCGCGCCCTGCGGGTCGCCGACCGCCGCGAACCGCCCGAACGGGCTGTCCGTCGGGCCGAAGTACAGCTTTCCGCCGTGGCCGGTGACCTTGGCGACGGTGGCGTCGCAGTCGTCCACGGCGAAGTACACGCTGAGGTAGTTCGGCGCCTCGGCCGGAAGGTCGGTCGGCCCCGCCAGCATCCGGCCGAGCACCGGCTGCTCCCGGACGTGGAAGATCTTGTAGTCCACCTGCTCCGAGTCCATCCGCTTCACCGCGTAGGGGAAGACGGCCGGGAAGAAGCGGTCGGCGGCGGCCTCGTCCCGGGTGATGACCTCGGCCCAGGTGTACGCGCCCGACGCGCCCTGCTTCTCGAAGCCCTCGTGGGTACCGGCCTGCCAGACGCCGAAGACGACCCCGGCCGGGTCCTTGGCGATCACCATCGAGCCGAACTCGCCGACCGCCATCGGGCCCATCAGGACCTCGCCCCCGGCGGCGCGGATCCGCTCGGCGCTGGTGGCGGCGTCGGGCGAGGCGAGGTAGAGGCACCAGGCCGACACCGCGGTCCCGTCCTGGCCCGGCATCGGCGGGACGATCGCCGCGACCGCCTTTCCGTCGGAGTAGGCCTGGGTGTAGTTGCCGTACTCGGAGGAGGACTCACCGAAGGTCCAGCCGAGTACGTCGCCGTAGAAGGCCTTGGCGCCCTCCAGGTCGGTGAACATCGCGTCGGCCCAGCAGGGCGTTCCCTCGGGCAGTACCGGCATGGCAAAGCCTCTCGTGTGGCGTTTTGTCCCGGTTCGCCACCCTAGTCAGTACCCTGCCGACGCGCGCGCCAAAAGGCCGGCGGCCCGCCGGGGAAACCGGACCCCGGCGGGCCGCCGCACACCCCGGCCCGCCGGGGAACCGACGTGCTCAGGAACCGACCGCGACCCGGCCCGGTCCGCCCGCCACCGCGGCCGCCGAGGTACCGAGACCGGTCGGCCGCACCAGCAGCGCGCCCACCGCCGAAGCGGCCGGCTCCTCCCCCGCCCCGGCCGGTGCCACCGCCTGCTCCGCCGCCTCCCCGGCCGCGTCCCGCCCGAAGTGCCGCAGCAGGTCCTCCTCGCGGTACCGGCGGCAGTCCCGGTGCCAGACCAGGATCCCGGCGAGCCAGTTCTCCAGCTCCTTCACGTACCCGGCCAGCATCGCCCTGGCCGGTCCGTCCAGCCCGAAGTCCTCGAACAGGACCGGGAACTCCTCGGCCACCACGTGCCGGAACTGGTCCAGCCGGGAGTGCATGAGGTCGTCGACGATCCGCACCGCCGCCGGGTAGTCGCAGTCGAAGAAGTTCTGCACCACCAGCACGGCGTTGTTCAGCTCGCCGTCGAACTCCACCTCCTTCTGGTACGAGAAGAGGTCGTTCATCAGCGCCGCGTAGTCGGAGGCCGCGTTCTCCAGCGAGCGCATCGAGCCGCTGGCGTAGATCCCGTCCGGCACGACCTTCCCGTGCGCCAGCCGGGACAGACTCATGGTGAGGTCGGAGCCGAAGGTGGCGCGGCGCATCTCCAAGTAGTCGACCGGGTCCGCGATCCGGTTCTGGGCCTGGTTGTCGATCTCCCAGATCCAGCCCTCCAGCATCGTGTCGACGGAGGCACGGAGCGTCGAGCGGCCCTCGGCGGTCATCGGACCGGCGGTCCGCTCCCAGAGGTCGGCCAGCCCGCGCTCCAGCGCGTTCAGCGGCTCCGCGCCCGGCTCGCCGTCGACCGGCATCAGCAGCAGGTACCTCGCCCGCACCGCCTTGGCACCGGCCAGGTCGACGGGCCGGCCGAACGCCTTCGGGAACCAGTCGTCGGCGTAGGTTCCCCACAGCAACCAGTCGGTGGCGAGGTCGAGTTGGCCGGCACTGGCATCCGGGTAGATGCCCGCCGCGCAGAGCGCGAGGTCGTAGTCGGCCGCGTCCGCCGCACTCCAGACGCCCGCGGTCGGGTCCTCCGGCCGGGCCTCCAGCAGGCCGATCCGGCCGGCCCACTCGATCGTGTGCAGCCGCGCGGCGTCCAGGCAGGGGTTCGGCTCGACCGTGAACGGCAGCCGGAAGTCCGGCAGCAGGGACGGTCCGACGGCCTGGAAGGGCACGTGCGCGTGCGAGCGCGCCCGCCGGACCCCCGGATCGACGTCCCCGCGCGAACCGCCGACCAGCCCCGTCCCGGGCGACTCCAGGGACGCGCCGGCCCCCCGCAGGACGTCGAGCAGGGTCGCCACCGGCGAGGCCCCGACCGTCGGCGCCCAGTCCTTCGTCACCGGCCCGGTCCGGCTCAACGAGCCCAGCTCCTCGGCCAGATCGCCCAGCGCCCCGCCGGAGCGCAGCACGTCCAGCGCCGACGTCCCGACCCCGCCGATCGCGAACGGGTCCCACCAGGTGGCCGCGTCCGCCGCCGCGCCGCCGCCGTTCATGTACCGGCTGGACCGCATGTGCCACTCGTGCCCGCCGGCCTGCCAGTCCTGCAGCCCCTTGACGTACGCCAGCACCCGGGCCTGCTCCCCCGCGTCCAGCCCGGTGTCGGCGAACAGCTGCGGCAGCTCCGTCACCACGGTGTTCTCGAACTGCTGGAGGCGCGAGGTGAGCAGGCCGTTGACGGCGTCCGCGGCCTCCTGCGTCGTGCACTCCAGGAACTTCTCCAGCACCAGCACGCCGTTGCTGAGCTCGCCCTCGTCCTCGACCTCGCGCTGGTAGGAGAACAGGTCGTTGCGCAGGTGGACGCCGTCCGAGAAGGCGTCCATCAGGACCCGCAGCGGTCGCGACCCCGACACCGCGGCCGGCACCTCGGCCCCGGCCGCGTACTCGATCAGCCCCGCGGACCAGGGCGCGCCGCCCACCTTGCGGCGCATCTCGATGTACTCGACGGGGTTGGCGACCCGGCCCGCGTCGATGTTCGCGAGCTCCCACAGCGACTCGTCGAGCAGGTTCCGGGTGCTCTCGGCGAACCGCACCCGCCAGTCCTCGCCCATCGCCGGCACCGTCCGCCGCCAGAGGTCCGCCAGCCCGGCCTCGACCGGATTGGTGGGCTCGGGCGTCTCCGCGGCCGGGTCGGCCGGCATGAACAGCGGCAGCCGGTCCAGGTACGCCTTGCCGCCCACCCGGTCGTTGGTGCGCTTGAAGACGTCCAGGAAGTGGTCGTCGAAGAAGAACACCCACACGTACCAGTCGGTGACCAGCGACAGCACCTCGGCCGACGCGTCGGGGTGGGTGTAGGCGCAGAGCAGCCCGTAGTCGTGGGCGTCCAGGTCCGCCCGGGTCCAGATGCCCGACCCCTCCAGCATGCCCATCTCCCGCGCCCACACCGAGGAATGGGCCCGGGCCTGGTCGAGGTGCGGATTGAGCCGCGCCGGGTGCGGCACGTAGAAGGAGGGCAGTTCGAACGGCTGGGACACCGGGCGAGCCTTTCTGGGCGCGTCGACAAGGCCGACACAGCATTACCCGACTCCACCGCTCTCAGCCGGAGAACCGGAACAGTCATATGAGATGGACCAGTTCGATCGAACACCTGATCAACTCACCTCGCGCCATTGGATCATCAGTGCGACTGGTCGGCTCCACCCCACCCTTCCGGCCCCCACCGGTCCACTACGCTCGGACCGCGCCGGCCGAGGGCGTCACCGCGCCGCCCGCACCGGCGAATCCGGCATCCGGCAACCGACAGGGGCGCAGCTCGTGGAGTACACCGAGGTCGAGCAGAAGTTCCGACTCGTCGGCCCGGCCGACGGGTTGAAGGAGCGGCTGGCCGCGCTCGGCGCGCGGCCGGGGATTCCGTCCCGGCAGGTCGACACCTACTACAACGCGCCGCACCGGGACTTCCTCGACCAGGAGGTGGTCTCCGAGTGGTTGCGGGTGCGGGTCGAGGACGGCACGGCGTCGGTCAACTTCAAGCGGTTCCACCCGATCGCCTCGCCGGTGAAGACGCACTGCGACGAGTACGAGAGCACGGTGGCCGACGCGGAGGCGGTGCGGCGGCTGCTCGCCTCGCTCGACTTCACCGAGCTGACGGTCGTGGACAAGACCCGCGAGGAGTGGCACGTCGACGGGATCGCGGTGGCCTTCGACCTGGTCGCCGGGCTGGGCGAGTTCGTCGAGTTCGAGTTCAAGGGGGAAGCGGCCACCGTCGCCGAGGCGACCGCCCGGCTGGAGGCGTTCATCGACGGTCTCGGACCGGGCGCCGGGGCCGGGCTCGGTGAGCGGGTCCGCCTCGGCTACCCCCATCTGACGCTCGGTCTGGAATGACGGCGCCGCCGGCGCGCAGAAGTCCGCCGACGAACCAACCGGCCGCTCCAAGGAATCAGCTGGTCATGGCGTGTTGACAGGGCCCCTTCGGCGCCCGCCCGGCAGACTGGGCGCGACCCGAGTCCATGCTCCGAGGAGGTCAGCCCATGAACGTCACCGTGCGGCTCGCGCAGCAGCCCGAGGCCGACGAACTGCTCGGGCGGAGCCCGCTCGCCGCGCTCGTCGGGATGCTGCTGGACCAGCAGGTGCCCATGGAATGGGCGTTCACCGGACCGCTCACCATCGCCGGGCGGCTGGGGCACGAGGACCTGGACGCCCACGAGATCGCCACCTACAACCCGGAGGAGTTCGTCGCCCTGCTCTGCGAGAAGCCCGCGGTGCACCGCTATCCGGCGGCGATGGCCAAACGGGTGCAGCAGCTCTGCCAGTTCCTGGTGGCGCAGTACGACGGGGACGCCGCCGCGCTCTGGAAGGACGTGGCGACCGGGCGGGAACTGCTCAGCCGGCTCAACGCCCTTCCGGGGTTCGGGAAGCAGAAGTCGCAGATCTTCCTCGCCCTGCTCGGCAAGCAGTACGGCGTGCGGCCGGAGGGCTGGCGCGAGGCGGCCGGGGCGTACGGCGAGGACGGCGCGTTCCGCTCGGTCGCGGACATCACCGGCCCCGAGTCGCTGGAGCGGGTGCGGGCCACCAAGCAGGAACTGAAGCTCGCCGCCAAGGAGGAGAAGGCCGCGAAGGACGCCCTGGCGAGGTCCAAGGTCCGCGCCTGAGCCTCCGGCCGCTCCCGCCGGGCGCCGGACGTGCGGCAGGGGCCGGAGAGGACTTTCCTCTCCGGCCCCCGGCACGGAACGGAGGCGGGACGCCCGGCCCCTAGACCAGGGCGGGCTCCCGCTCGGTCTCCTCGGCGACGTCCGGAGCGGCCTGCGCCTTCCGCCGCCCCGGCAGCGCGAACATCAGCAGGAACACCACCGCGAGCACCCCGAGCACCCACCACATCGCGTGCTGGAACGCGCCCACGAACGCCGGGCCCCCGGCCGCCCCGGCCGGCACCGCGTCGAAGAACGCCACCGACACCAGCCCCAGGCCGAGCGCCAGGCCGACCTGGTTCACCGTGTTGATCAGCCCGGAGGCCGAACCGGCGTGCTCCTGCGGGACCTCCGCCAGCACCGCGTCGGTGATCGGCGCGACGATCAGGCCCATCCCCGCACCCATCACCACCAGCGGCAGCGCCATCTGCCAGGGCGCGATCCCGGTGCCGTACCGGTGCGCCTCCGCGATGTAGACGAGCACGCCGGCCGCCATCACCAGGGCGCCCGCCTGGAGCACCTTCCGGCCGAACCGGGGCACCAGTTGCTGCACCGAGACACCGGCCGCCACGGAGATCGCGATCGAGAACGGGATGCCCGTCGCACCGGCCTTCAGCGGGCTCCAGCCGAGCCCGAGCTGCATGTAGAGGGTCCAGACCAGGAAGAAGATCCCGGAGACCACACCGAAGGTCAGCTCGACACCGATGCCCGCCGCGAAGGACTTCGTCCGGAACAGCGACAGCTCCACCAGCGGCGAACCGTCCCGCCGGGTCTTGACCCGCTCGTACGCGACGAACAGCGCGAACACCGGCAGGCTCCCGGCCATCGTCAGGTGGCCCCAGAGCGGCCAGCCGGCCTCCCGGCCGTGGGTCAGCGGGTAGATCAGCATCAGCAGGCCGAGGCTGGCCAGCACCACACCCGGCAGGTCCAGCTTGAGCGCCCGGTCGGCCCTGGACTCGGTGATGAAGATCCGGCCGAGCAGCAGTCCGGCGATCCCGACCGGCAGGTTGATGAGGAAGATCGGACGCCAGCCGAGCCCGAGCACGTCCCACTCGGTCAGCACCGCACCGATCAGCGGACCGCTGACCGCGCCCAGCCCGACCACCGCGCCGAACATGCCGAACACCTTGCCGCGCTCCTCCGCCGGGAAGGTCGCGTGGATGATCGACAGCACCTGCGGCACCATCAGCGCCGCCGTCCCGCCCTGGAGGATCCGCATCGCGACCAGGACCTCCGGACCGCTCGCGAGACCGCAGAGCACCGAAGTCAGCGTGAAGCCGGCCATGCCGATCAGGAACAGTCGCTTCCGGCCGTGGATGTCACCCAGCCGACCACCGGTGATCAGTCCGATCGCGAACGCCAGCGCATACCCGCCGGTCACCCACTGCACGGCGGAGAACGACGCCCCCGTGGACTCCTGGATGCTCGGGATCGCGATGTTCACGATCGTGACGTCCACCAGGTCCATGAAGGAGGCCGTCATCACGATCGCCAGCGCGATCCACCTCCGCCGGTCCGACAGCGACACCGGCGCCGCTCCCGGCACCGGCCCCGTCACCGACACCGGCCCCGTCACCGGCCCGGTCCCCGCCCCCGAACCCGATTCCTTCTGCACCGCACGCTCCTCGTCGCCGTCCGTCATCAGCACGCGGACCACATTAGGAAGCATCTAGGTCAGATCCTGACCGCGACTTCGGGCACCCTGGAACCCATGACCGATACCCCGGCACGACTCCTCAGCCTGCTCTCCCTGCTCCAGACCCCGCGCGAGTGGCCCGGCAGCGAGCTCGCCGAACGGCTCCGGGTCAGCCCTCGCACCATCCGCCGCGACATCGACCGGCTCCGCGAGCTCGGCTACCCGGTCGAGGCCTCGATGGGCCCGATCGGCGGCTACCGGCTGGTCGCGGGCACCGCGATGCCGCCGCTGCTGCTGGACGACGAGGAGGCGGTGGCGATCGCGGTCGGCCTGCGCGCCGCCGCCGGACACGCCGTGGTCGGCATCGAGGAGGCCTCGGTGCGCGCCCTCGGCAAGCTGCTCCAGGTGCTGCCCTCCCGGCTGCGCCACCGGGTCTCCACCCTCGACCGGGCCACCCTCCCGCTGCTCGGCGGCGACGGCCCGACCGTCGACCCGGAGGACCTCACCGTGATGGCCAACGCCGTCGCCAACCACGAGCGCCTGCGCTTCGGCTACCGGGCCGGCAACGGCGCCGAGACCCACCGCCAGGTCGAGCCGGAACGCCTGGTGTCGGCCGGCCGCCGCTGGTACCTGGTCGGTTTCGACCTCGACCGGGACGACTGGCGGCTGTTCCGGGTGGACCGGGTCAGCGACCCCTTCGCGACCGGTGCCCGCTTCACCCCTCGCCCGCTCCCGGCCGAGGACGCGGCCGCGTACGTCGCGAGCAAGCTCCGCCGGGAGTCCTCCGCCCACACCCTGGACGCCACCCTGCGGCTGTCCGCCGAGGAAGCCCGGCGGCGTCTGGGCGGCTACGGCGACACCGAGGTGGAACCGGTCGACGAGCACAGCTGCCGGGTGCGCTCCCGCACCGACTCCCTGGACTGGCTGGCGATGCGCCTGCTGATGGCCGGCTGCGACTTCGAGGTGCACTCGCCGCCCGAGCTGCGCACCCTCCTGCGCACCCTCGCCGACCGCGCCGACCGCGCCGCCGACCCGGCCTGAGCCGGGTTCCTGAGCCGGGGCCGGGTTCCTGAGCCGGGGCCGGAAACGGACGGCGGCGCCGTCGCCCGCGGATCACGGGCGGCGGCGCCGCGGTCGGAAACGGTCCTCAGACCCCGAACTCGGCGGTGAGCACGGCCCGCGCCAGGGTGTGGAAGGTGATGTGGAAGCCGATCTGCGCCGCCGGGGTGTCGGCCGTGACGTCCAGGGCGTCCACGTCGAGGGCGTGCACGGCGAATGCGTAGCGGTGCGCGGGCCCGGGCGGCGGGGCCGCGCCGTCGTACTGGTTGCCCGGGAAGTCGTTGCGCCCGTGGAAGGAGCGCTCGCCCGGCAGGTCGCCGTCGGAGGCCCCGGCGCCGCGCGCCAGGCCGGCGGTGTCGGCGGGCAGTCCGAGGGCCAGCCAGTGCCACCAGCCGGAGCCGGTCGGCGCGTCCGGGTCGTAGCAGGTGACGGCGATCGAGCGGGTGCCCTCCGGCAGGCCCGACCAGGCCAGCTGCGGCGAGAGGTTGCCCCCGGCGTGGATGAACTCCTGTGCCAGCGTGCCGCCTTCGGTGATGTCCTGGCTGGTCAGCTCGAAGGACGGCACCTGCGGCAGGAACTCGTACGGCAGCGGCGGACGCACACTCATGGAGGGTCACCTCTCGGCACGGCGGGAAAAGGGGAGGCCCGGGCCCGGACACGCGGACCAGGGACAGGATTCACCTTAGTGGGGTGACCAACCGCGCTGCCCGGCCCTACAGTCGGGACATGGCTCCGAGATTCGCCCGACTGCTCCGTGACTCCCGCGCCGCACTCCTCACGATGGTCGGCGTGCTGGCCGTCATCTGGGCGGTCCAGGTGGCGAACTGGCTGGACGACTACCGGCTCTCCTACGAGTACGGCATGAGCTCGGGACGGCTCGACGAGCTGCCCGACCTGCTCACCATGCCGTTCCTGCACTTCGGTTGGGACCACATCGAGGCCAACTCCTGGCCGCTGTTCGCGTTCGGCTTCCTGGCCGCGTACCGGGGCATGAGGCGCTTCCTGCTCGCGACCGCGCTGATCGTGGTGTCCAGCGGACTGACGGTCTGGTGCTTCGAGCGCCCCGACGCCGTCACGGCGGGCGCCAGCGGTGTGGTCTACGGGTACTTCGGCTACGTGGTGCTGCGCGGGATCTTCGACCGCAACCCGGCGGACACGGTGATCGGTGTGGTCGTCGCCGCGCTCTACTCCTACCTCCTGCTGGGCGTGCTGCCGAGCGCCCAGGGGGTCAGCTGGCTGGGCCACCTCGGCGGGCTGATCGGCGGGCTGGCCGGCGCCTGGCTGCTGCGCGACCGCCGGCCCCGACGGGCACCGGACACCCCCGCCGCGACCGCGGCCGGCCCGGGCCGGGGATCCGGCAGCCCGGCCTCGGCCCTGCTCAAGGAGCTCGACGACCTGGGCATCTAGGTCGTCCCTTCCGGACCACGCCACCCCGGCCAGGTATAGACCATTCCCCGCCCCGGCGGTTAGCGTGAACGGGCACCTGCCCCCTGCTCCGGAGCCGCACCGTGGAGTCGTCCGTCCTCGCCTTCGCCACCGACCTCCTCGACGAGGGCGCCGACACCTTCTTCGGCAACCTCACCGACCGGGCCGGGGTCGGCGGTGTCACCCTCGCCTCGGTCTACCACGAGGCCCGCGACGTCTTCCCGCACAACCCCCGCCGGGTGATCCGCTACCTGGAGCCGGGCGCGGCCTACTTCCGCCCCGACCCGGCCCGCTGGTCCGGGCAGCGGCTGCGGCCCGTGCCCTCCACCGCGATCGGCGACCGCGATCCGTTCGCCGAGGCCGCCGAGGAGGCCCGCCGGCGTGGCCTGAAGCTGCACGCGTGGACGGTTTTCTGCCACAACGACCGGCTCGGCTTCGAACACCCGGACTGCGCGCCCGCCAACGCCTTCGGGGACCGCCACCTCACCGAGCTCTGCCCGGCCCACCCCGAGGTCCGCGCGTACGCCCGCACCCTGGTCACCGAGCTGGCCCGGTACGGCGTGGACGCGGTCCGGGCCGAGTCGCTGCACTTCCACGGCTTGCGCCACGGCTACCACCACGAGCGCTACTTCGAGGAGCTGGGCGCGGCCGCCGAGGCCCTGCTCGGCCTCTGCTTCTGCGCGCACTGCCGGGCCGCCGCCGTCCGCGCGGGCGTCCCCGCCGAGGAGGCCGCCGCGGCGGTCCGCACCGAGCTGCGCCGCCGGCTGGCCGACGACACCGCCGCCGCCGAGCCCGCCGCGCTGGACGAGCTGGCCGGCGGCGCCGTGGCCGCCTACGTGGACGCCTCGGCCGCGACCGTGACCTCGCTGGCCGCCGAGCTGACCGAGGAGGCGGCCCGCCACGGCATGCGGCTGAGCTTCATGGACGGCGGCGGCCCGGGCACCGGCTGGCTGTCCGGGATCGACCTGCCGGGGCTGGCGAAGGCCGCCCACCAGATCGAGACGCTGGGCTACGCCCGCACGCCCGAGGCGGTCCGGGAGAAGCTCGCCGCCTTCGCCCTGCACGGCGTGCGTCCGCAGGACATGGCGGTGATCCTGCGCCCGATGGCCTCGGACTGCGACGGCCCGGCCAACCTCGCCGCCAAGATCGCCGTGCTGCGCGAGCTGGGCGTCCCGGAGGTCGAGT comes from Streptomyces sp. TLI_053 and encodes:
- a CDS encoding HhH-GPD-type base excision DNA repair protein — encoded protein: MNVTVRLAQQPEADELLGRSPLAALVGMLLDQQVPMEWAFTGPLTIAGRLGHEDLDAHEIATYNPEEFVALLCEKPAVHRYPAAMAKRVQQLCQFLVAQYDGDAAALWKDVATGRELLSRLNALPGFGKQKSQIFLALLGKQYGVRPEGWREAAGAYGEDGAFRSVADITGPESLERVRATKQELKLAAKEEKAAKDALARSKVRA
- a CDS encoding MFS transporter gives rise to the protein MTASFMDLVDVTIVNIAIPSIQESTGASFSAVQWVTGGYALAFAIGLITGGRLGDIHGRKRLFLIGMAGFTLTSVLCGLASGPEVLVAMRILQGGTAALMVPQVLSIIHATFPAEERGKVFGMFGAVVGLGAVSGPLIGAVLTEWDVLGLGWRPIFLINLPVGIAGLLLGRIFITESRADRALKLDLPGVVLASLGLLMLIYPLTHGREAGWPLWGHLTMAGSLPVFALFVAYERVKTRRDGSPLVELSLFRTKSFAAGIGVELTFGVVSGIFFLVWTLYMQLGLGWSPLKAGATGIPFSIAISVAAGVSVQQLVPRFGRKVLQAGALVMAAGVLVYIAEAHRYGTGIAPWQMALPLVVMGAGMGLIVAPITDAVLAEVPQEHAGSASGLINTVNQVGLALGLGLVSVAFFDAVPAGAAGGPAFVGAFQHAMWWVLGVLAVVFLLMFALPGRRKAQAAPDVAEETEREPALV
- a CDS encoding YafY family protein — translated: MTDTPARLLSLLSLLQTPREWPGSELAERLRVSPRTIRRDIDRLRELGYPVEASMGPIGGYRLVAGTAMPPLLLDDEEAVAIAVGLRAAAGHAVVGIEEASVRALGKLLQVLPSRLRHRVSTLDRATLPLLGGDGPTVDPEDLTVMANAVANHERLRFGYRAGNGAETHRQVEPERLVSAGRRWYLVGFDLDRDDWRLFRVDRVSDPFATGARFTPRPLPAEDAAAYVASKLRRESSAHTLDATLRLSAEEARRRLGGYGDTEVEPVDEHSCRVRSRTDSLDWLAMRLLMAGCDFEVHSPPELRTLLRTLADRADRAADPA
- a CDS encoding YbhB/YbcL family Raf kinase inhibitor-like protein; translated protein: MSVRPPLPYEFLPQVPSFELTSQDITEGGTLAQEFIHAGGNLSPQLAWSGLPEGTRSIAVTCYDPDAPTGSGWWHWLALGLPADTAGLARGAGASDGDLPGERSFHGRNDFPGNQYDGAAPPPGPAHRYAFAVHALDVDALDVTADTPAAQIGFHITFHTLARAVLTAEFGV
- a CDS encoding rhomboid family intramembrane serine protease, with product MAPRFARLLRDSRAALLTMVGVLAVIWAVQVANWLDDYRLSYEYGMSSGRLDELPDLLTMPFLHFGWDHIEANSWPLFAFGFLAAYRGMRRFLLATALIVVSSGLTVWCFERPDAVTAGASGVVYGYFGYVVLRGIFDRNPADTVIGVVVAALYSYLLLGVLPSAQGVSWLGHLGGLIGGLAGAWLLRDRRPRRAPDTPAATAAGPGRGSGSPASALLKELDDLGI